A single Ascochyta rabiei chromosome 4, complete sequence DNA region contains:
- a CDS encoding tethering complex subunit, which produces MAYDTSSGYAPPSTSNAQDDASLPMFSIERVSLQFSISSDFVAAAVANNVLVLALSTGRILRIDLDSPADIDDIDLPKKPSEIGVIRRLFLDPSASHLIVTTTLAENYYLHTQSRTPKALSRLKGVVIESISWNPSQPTASTREILVGASDGNVYEVFIEPSSEFYRREERYLKSVYSTTDGPITGLWTDIIPGRQDLRRVVIATPSTFVQFAGKIGRNAHEGSGSIFSKFFESESATVHELPNVSPSATSLLAVSPENQQSPDQERLNGERIFGWLTSQGVLHGKLFISQETSDLGAKVLADSKLLPRSQIPASQTASGRARRTNDAVSSMILSQWHILQLVEGRVVVTNRLDDTIVFDQVVLEPGQSALSLVADIKSNTYWLFTTREIFEIVVTDETRDVWKILLRSQQFEAASQFAKTSTQKDAVATASGDYLVGKGQYLEAAAVYGRSTKPFEQVALTFIDQGEQDALRKYLLTKLSTLKKTSLMQRTMVATWLIELYMAKLNILDDTITTKAELSESMNTAETQDHLSVIRKEYQDFASKYKTDLDRKTAYDIISSHGREEELLYFATVVNDYNYVLSYWVQRERWQESLAVLKKQTDPETFYKYSSVLMVQSPVELVEIMTRQSNLNAQKLIPAFLNYNNISKAPLSQNQAIRYLLFEINQRQSTDAAIHNTLISIYASHPTTDESALLAYLEGQSLAHEQNYDADFALRLCIQHKRVQSCVHIYSSMGQYAQAVDLALKYEEIDLASNVADRSNTEPALRKKLWLAIAKKVISQSSGIKTAIEFLRRVELLRIEDLIPFFPDFVVIDDFKEEICTALEDYSRKIDELKKEMDDSEETAQHIKSDIKALDQRYAIVEPGERCYMCGLPLLARQFFVFPCQHAFHSDCLAKKVVELAGIARGKRIAELQLDVSKGVSTGAKREKAIRELDALVGSSCVLCSELAVKLIDEPFISATDDKEEWAL; this is translated from the exons ATGGCCTACGACACCTCGAGCGGCTATGCGCCGCCCAGCACGAGCAATGCACAGGACGACGCTTCACTGCCTATGTTCAGCATAGAGCGCGTATCGCTGCAATTCTCCATATCCTCGGATTTTGTAGCAGCTGCGGTAGCCAACAACGTCCTTGTCCTGGCCCTCTCGACTGGGCGCATCCTGCGCATTGATCTGGACAGCCCAGCAGATATAGACG ACATCGATCTGCCCAAGAAGCCTTCAGAGATTGGCGTCATCCGGCGCCTCTTCCTCGACCCCTCCGCCTCGCATCTGATCGTAACGACCACCCTCGCCGAGAACTACTATCTCCACACCCAATCACGAACACCCAAAGCATTGTCTCGACTGAAAGGCGTCGTTATTGAAAGCATATCATGGAATCCTTCGCAGCCAACAGCATCGACGCGGGAGATCCTGGTCGGAGCATCAGACGGCAACGTCTACGAGGTCTTCATAGAACCTTCTTCTGAGTTCTACAGGAGGGAGGAACGCTACTTGAAAAGCGTATATAGCACTACAGACGGCCCCATCACCGGTCTGTGGACGGACATCATACCTGGAAGGCAGGACCTGCGACGCGTTGTCATTGCGACTCCATCAACGTTCGTACAATTCGCAGGGAAGATTGGACGGAACGCACACGAAGGCAGCGGCTCAATCTTCTCAAAGTTCTTTGAGAGCGAATCCGCGACCGTACACGAGCTCCCAAATGTCTCGCCGTCGGCCACGTCTCTTCTGGCAGTTTCCCCAGAGAATCAGCAATCACCGGACCAGGAGCGTCTCAACGGCGAACGGATATTTGGATGGCTCACATCTCAAGGCGTATTGCATGGCAAGCTATTCATATCGCAGGAAACTTCTGACCTTGGGGCCAAGGTCCTAGCGGACTCAAAGTTGCTGCCTAGATCGCAGATCCCAGCGTCCCAGACTGCTAGTGGCCGTGCAAGGAGAACAAACGATGCAGTGAGCTCGATGATCCTTAGCCAGTGGCATATTTTACAATTGGTCGAAGGAAGGGTCGTGGTCACGAACCGTCTTGACGATACCATCGTATTTGATCAAGTCGTTCTCGAGCCCGGGCAGAGCGCATTAAGCTTGGTCGCTGACATTAAGTCGAACACCTACTGGCTGTTCACTACTCGTGAAATCTTCGAAATCGTCGTAACAGATGAGACCAGAGACGTCTGGAAGATCTTGCTAAGATCACAACAGTTCGAGGCTGCTTCGCAGTTTGCGAAGACATCGACACAAAAGGACGCCGTCGCCACTGCGTCTGGAGATTACCTGGTGGGTAAGGGCCAATATCTGGAGGCAGCCGCTGTGTATGGTCGAAGTACAAAGCCCTTCGAGCAAGTGGCTTTGACGTTCATCGACCAAGGAGAACAAGATGCTCTTCGGAAATACCTGCTTACAAAGTTGTCAACGCTCAAGAAGACATCTCTGATGCAACGGACCATGGTCGCCACCTGGCTCATTGAGCTGTACATGGCCAAACTCAACATCCTTGACGACACCATCACGACTAAAGCTGAACTCTCAGAGAGTATGAATACTGCGGAAACCCAGGATCATCTTTCGGTCATCAGAAAAGAATACCAGGACTTCGCATCCAAGTACAAGACAGATCTCGACCGCAAGACAGCATACGACATCATCAGCAGCCATGGCAGAGAAGAAGAACTCTTGTACTTTGCCACGGTGGTCAACGACTACAATTACGTTCTCTCGTATTGGGTGCAGCGAGAACGATGGCAAGAGTCTCTGGCTGTTCTCAAGAAGCAGACTGATCCAGAGACATTCTACAAGTACAGCAGTGTGCTTATGGTTCAATCTCCTGTCGAACTTGTCGAGATTATGACACGGCAGTCGAATCTCAATGCCCAGAAGCTTATTCCAGCGTTCTTGAATTACAACAACATCAGCAAAGCCCCTTTGAGCCAGAACCAAGCTATCCGTTACCTGCTCTTCGAAATCAATCAACGTCAGTCGACCGATGCTGCGATACACAACACGCTCATCTCAATCTACGCATCTCACCCAACTACTGATGAATCAGCACTCCTTGCATACTTGGAAGGGCAATCCCTTGCACACGAGCAAAACTACGACGCCGATTTTGCTCTGCGTCTCTGCATCCAGCATAAGCGCGTGCAGTCGTGCGTGCACATCTACAGTTCTATGGGTCAATACGCACAAGCTGTAGACCTCGCCCTGAAGTATGAGGAAATCGATCTCGCTAGCAATGTCGCTGATCGCTCCAACACCGAGCCTGCGCTTCGCAAGAAGCTCTGGCTCGCCATCGCCAAGAAGGTTATCTCACAGTCTTCAGGCATCAAGACAGCGATCGAGTTCCTCCGCCGTGTTGAGCTGCTGCGCATTGAGGATTTGATTCCTTTCTTCCCCGACTTTGTGGTCATCGATGATTTCAAGGAAGAAATCTGTACTGCACTCGAGGATTACAGCCGTAAGATTGACGAGCTGAAGAAGGAAATGGACGATTCCGAAGAAACGGCGCAGCATATCAAGAGCGATATCAAGGCCCTGGATCAGCGCTATGCCATTGTTGAGCCGGGCGAGCGCTGCTACATGTGCGGACTGCCTTTGCTTGCAAGGCAATTCTTCGTGTTCCCGTGTCAGCATGCGTTTCATAGTGATTGCTTGGCCAAAAAGGTCGTCGAGCTCGCGGGCATCGCAAGGGGGAAGCGGATCGCCGAATTACAACTGGATGTCAGTAAGGGGGTGAGCACAGGGGCGAAGAGGGAGAAGGCTATTCGAGAATTGGATGCGCTTGTTGGATCGTCCTG TGTGCTTTGCAGCGAGTTGGCGGTCAAACTTATTGACGAGCCATTCATCAGTGCCACGGATGATAAGGAAGAATGGGCATTGTGA